DNA sequence from the Cupriavidus oxalaticus genome:
GTGGATGCGGCCCATGCCGCCGAACTCGCGCACCAGCGCCTCGACGTTGTTCTGCGGGCCGGCGCCAAGCGAGCCCGAGCACAGCGTCAGGCCATTTGCCGGGGTGTCGACGATCCCGAGGATGCGCGCGAGGTCGTCGCGGTCCTTGACGATGCGCGGCAGTCCGAAGATGGGGCGCGGCGGATCGTCCGGATGAATGGCCATCTTGATGCCGCACTCCTGTGCCACGGGAATGATCGCGTGCAGGAAATGCTCCAGATGCTCCCAGAGCCTGGCTTCGTCGATGCCGCGGTATTCGGCCAGCAGCGCCTGCAGCTCGCCTGGCTGATAGCTGGAATCCCAGCCGGGCAGGGCGATGCCCTGGCTGACGTCGATCTGTTCGGCCTCCCGGGTGCTGAAGGCAAGGCAGGTCGAGCCGTCATCGAGTTTTTTCGCCAGTTCTGTACGCGTCCAGTCGAACACCGGCATGAAGTTGTAGCAGATGACTTCGATGCCCGCGGCGGCCAGGTTCCTGATGTTCTGCTGGTAATTGGCGATCAGCTGGTCGCGCGCCGGCTTTCCAAGCTTGATGTCCTCGTGGACCGGGACCGACTCGACCACCTTGAATTGCAAGCCCGCCGCCTCGATGGCGGACTTGAGTGCCAGGATCTTGTCCAGCGGCCATACCTCGCCAACGGGTTCGTCGTAGATGGCCGAGACGATATGGGTCATGCCCGGAATCTGCCGGATGTATTCGAGAGGAATCGGGTCGGACGTGCCAAACCAGCGAAACGACATCTTCATGGGTGGGGCTTCCTTGGGGCAACTCTGTTGAGGCAGCACGCGGCGGCAGCGGCGTTCGGTCCTGCCATCGGATGCGGCGCCTGGCATGGACCGGACGCCTCGCAGCATTGGTGAACCAAATTGGCTAACGTGGTTCACCAATTATGAACCGGTTGCCCAATTTTGCCGTCATGGTTTACCATGGGGTGTATCAGGCGCTGCCTTGCCATGCGGCGTATTTGTGGCAGGTGGTCTAATCGGTGATGACTTGGGCAGCCGCCGCCTTTCCTACGATGCGAAATTCCACAAGCGATCCTGCAACCCGTCCGATAGTTGAGAACCCGCCTGCTGCCACAGACAGGTCTTATCTGAGCCTGGCCAGCCAGGTGCATGCACTGATCGCCTCCGGAGAGTTCTCCGCCGGTATGCGGCTGCCGTCCGAGCGCACCCTGGCAGAGCGGTTCAGCGTCAGCCGTACCCTGGTGCGCGAAGCGATCATCGCGCTGGAGGTCCAGGGGCTGGTCGAAGTGCGCGGCGGCTCGGGGATCTACGTCTGTGCGGCGGCGCCCGCGCCCGGTCCCGAGCCGTTCGAACTGCCCTGGCGGCCGGGGCCGATCGAATCGCTGCGCGCCAGGGCGTTGATCGAATCGGAAGTCGCCGGCCTGGCGGCCAGTGAGCGCAAGGACAGCGACCTTGACCGCATGTTCTCGGCCCTGAGCCTGATGCGCGAGCACATGGACGACAAGCAAGCCAACGAGGCGGCGGACCGCCAGTTCCACCTGTGCCTTGCCGAATCGACCGGCAACAGGGTCCTGCTGCATATGGTCACCGCACTGTGGGACAGCGGGCGCAGCGATCCCCTGTGGGGCAAGATCGAGGAACACTTCCATACCACCGGACTGCGGGAGGCCTCGCAGCAAGACCATCAACGGATCTTCGCGGCTGTAATGGCCCGCGACGCAACGGCGGCGCGGACGGCAATGCGCAACCATCTGGAGAGGGTCATCAGCGAGTTCACGCAGGCGTGGCGTTGAAGGCTGGAAGTCCTCGCCTGGTCCATGTATTCCGCCTGACCGAACCTGGATGGGCCGGGACGCCTGCTTGAGTTTGGATTAAGCGGGCCATTGTTATCCGCCGAGGGAAAAGGCTAGCTCTCGCTGGTCCACCCGATCCGGTGCCGCTCCTGCGTCGCCTCGTGCCGCGCATCCTCTTCGCTGTGCAGGTAGCCGCTCGTCGTCGAGATCGACGCGTGCCCAAAATTGTCCCTGACGTACCGCAGGTCGAGCTGCTGGTCGCTCATGTGCGAGCCGGCGGTGTGGCGCAGCCAGTGCGCCGAGGCGCTGGCCAGCACGCCGGCCTGCGCCTCCCACTCGGGCCCGCGCGCCCGCAGGCGCTCGGCTGCCATGCCGAACACTTCCTTCATGATCAGGTGCAGCGCGCCGCGTGACAGCGGCTTTTCGCGGCCGATGAGGGGCAGCACTAGCGGGCGCGTCTCACCGTGCTGCGGCGTCGGCGCGAGCCCATGGGCGCGCCGGTAGCGCGCCAGTTCGGCAATCAGCTCGTCGGTGGCCGGCACCAGCCGGGTCTTGTTGCCCTTGCCGGTGACCTCCAGCCACCAGCGCTCGGCGCCCTGCGCATCGCGCCGGCAGAAAAACGCCCCCATGGCCGTGCCGGTGACTTCCGCCGCGCGCAACCCGCCCAGATAGAGCACGGTCAGCACCCACCGGCAGCGCGCCGCATGCAGGCGCTCGCGTGCGGTGTCGGTCGGCATGGCCGCCACCGTGTCCTTCACCGTCTCCCACAGCGCGTGGCTCAGGTAGCGCGTGATGCGTGCCTTCGCTGGCGCGCGGCGGCGGCGCGCCAGCGCGAGCGGGTTGCCGGCGAGGTAGCCCGCTTCGGTCAGCCAGGCGAACAGCGCGTTCAGGATCACCAGTGCCTGGCGCACGCTGCGAGGCGCCAGCGCTCCGGCAAACGGGCGCCAGTCCGGATGGCCGCGCGCGAGCTTCTTCCTGCTGCCCGCCAGCACCCAGCGTGCGGCCGGTTGCGGGTCGGCGAGGAAGCGCTCGTACGTGAGCAGATCCTCGTGCGTGAGCGACGACAGTGGCTTGCCCAGCTGCAGCACGGCCCACAGCAGCAGCCGCTCGGCTTCCCGCCGGTAGGTGGCCAGCGTCGCCGCGCTGTCGGCATAGCGCGCGAGCCAAGCGGCGACGGCGGCAAGGTCGTCGGCCGCGGCGATGCGGGTGGCACTGGCCGGGGCGCGGTTGCTGCCGGCCGCGCCAGACAGCGCCGGGGCCAGGCGCAGGCGCTCGAGCGGGGAGGGAAGCGGCGTGGCCAGACTATCTAAAGGTTTAATCGGGCGCAGTTCCATGGTGTATCGATTGAATCACATGCTATTTGCGTCATTATAGCATTTGGCTAGACATAAGCGCAGTTATGTCTAAAGTATCGCTCGTCGAATTAGCTTCGTTACGTATTACGGTGTAATATTTATCATCACCTTTTCCGTTTTTTCTCCCGATGCCCGCTGCCGACCTGGATTTGACCGACGCCGCGCTACAGGCCGACCTGGCCGAGTTGCGCGGCCGCTTTCCCGAAACCCGCGCGCTGTACCGCGAGGTCTGCGGCCTGCTGTTCTTCCGCTACGGCGTCACGCCCACCGCCAACAAGCTCTACAGCCTGGTGCGCAAGGGCAGCATGGGCACGCCCGCCGACGTGTTGCAGGCGTTCTGGCAGGAACTGCGCGGGCGCACGCGCGTGACCATCGACCATCCCGACTTGCCGGATGCGTTGAAGGAGATTGCGGCCGGGGCGGTCCAGACCATCTGGCAGGCGGCCAACGAGGCCGCCACCGGCGAGCTGGCCACGCTGCGCGCCGAGGCCCGCCATGCGGCCAGCGTCGCCGAGGCCGAGCGCGACGCGGCCCGGGCCGAAACCACCGCCGCGAGGGAAGAGGTGGTGGCGGTCTCTGCGCAGCTGGCCGAGGCGCGCGACGCGCACGACGCCGTGCAGGCGGCGCTGGTGGCGGAGCGGCAGGCGCACGCGGCGACCCAGGCCCGGCTGGAGGCGGGGCGGGCGGAGCTGGACGCCGCTGGCCGGCAGCTGGCGGAACTGCGCACCCAATTCTCGACCGAGCTGGAACGCGCCCGCGAGGCGGTGACCCTCGCGCAGGAACGGGCCGAAGCCAGCGAGCGCCGCGCCTTGCGCGAACTGGACGCGGAGCGCACCGCGCGCCAGCAGAGCGAGCGCACGGCTGAAGCGTTGCGCGGCGAGCTGGTGGCGGCGCGCAGCGAGGCGCGCGATGCGGCGGTGGCGCAGGCCGAAGTCCGCGCCCGGCTCGAAGCCCAGGCCGCGGCGCTCGCCGATCGGCTCGCCAGCGCCGAGCAGGCGCAGCGCAAAGCGGCGCACGACCTGGACGCGGTGCAGGCGGAGCTGGGCGCGGCGCAGCGCCGCGCGGAGCGCGCCGAGGCCGAAGCAGCGCTGGCGCGCCAGCTGCTGGCAGAATTGCGGGTGGCGCCACCCGGGCGGAGCGAGGGTGGCGGCGGGCGGCGGCGCAAGGCCGGCGGCCCGGCGCCGACCGAGCAGGCGGCGCCAGGCGAAAAACGGGACGAACAGCAGAAAGACAAGCAGGACGCCGGCGTCCTGAATCCGGAAGGCGGCAGCGACAGCAGTGACGACAGCAATGACAGCAAAAACTGAGCGGGCGGCGGCGATCCGCTGGATCCAGAATGAGATGGCCGACTACGGGCTGACCATGGAGGAGCTGGCAGCGGCGGGGTGCTTCGATCCGCCGCCTCCTCCGCCCCCGCCGCCACCCGCACCCGCGCCACCGCCAGTGGTCTGCTACCGCAACGCCGCGGGGCAGAGTTGGGACGGTCAGGGCGACATGCCCGACTGGCTGCGGCGGGCGGTCAATGCGGGGCAGAGCGTGGAGTTTTACCGGGTTGGATAACGCCGCAGCCTATGCCACTTCAACAGCGGCGGTGAGCTATGCCCTTGTGATAGCGAATTGCCCGTATCTTGGCATGCTCCCAATGGCCTGTCGAACCGTAAGGCCGGCATCTCGGATCATCGGCTGCAGTGTTTGCCGATCCGGTGGCATGTTCAGATACTCGATGACATTCGGCTCGATGCCCGCATTGCGAATCATGGCCAGCGTGTGCGGGACGTCCCGCATTCTGGGTTGTGATAGATGGTGACAGGCATTGTGCTTTCTCAATGAATCTTAGCCTCGCACTACTTTTCGGACGCCGCATTAATCGTTGTGGGTCGCGTGCTGGCCAGACGCCTCGATGACGTTTGGATGTCCGGGCGCATCTGGACGTGGCAGCAAGGCGGTATGAATCAGCAACCCGATACCCGCGCCGATCAGTTCCGCGAACATAAATCCGGGCACGCTTGTCGGTGCAATGCCTGCAAAGCTTTCACTGAACATCCGTCCGAAGGCGGCTGCCGGATTGGCAAACGACGTGGAGGCAGTAAACCAGTAGGCCGCGCCGATGTAGCTGGCTACCATTGCCGGGGCCCGCCCGTCCGGTGCGCGCAGGATGACCAGGATCAGCCCGGCCGTCGCCACCGCCTCCGCAATCCACTGGCCCGGCCCACTGCGGAGCTTGGACGAAAACTGAAGGATGCTGACGTCGAACATGGCGTGTGCCAACCAGGCCCCCAATACCGCGCCGGTCAACTGGGCGAGGATGTACGGAACCAAGGCAGATCTCCGCAACTCAGCCCGGAACGCCATCACGATGCTGACCGCCGGATTGAAGTGCGCACCGCTGACGGGGCCGAACACCTCGATAAGGACGTAAAGGCCACCTACCGTGGCCAGCGTGTTGGCCAGCAGCGCAACGGCAACATTCCCGCCAGCCAGGCGCTCGGCCATGATGCCTGAGCCAATCACCACCGCAAGCAGCAGCGCCGTGCCGATGAGTTCCCCGGAGATCTGGCGTGGCAGATCAATCTTCGTCATAAACTAGCTCCGCGCGAGATGCTGAAGCGTCTCTTCAAGCTCAGCATTGCTCATATCGTCCAGCGGAAGGAGCAGGAGTTGCAGCATCCGGTACGCGATGGCTTGCCGGGTCAATTCAAATGCCTGGCGCTTCTTTTCGTCGCCGCCTTCCGTGTTGGATGGATCCGGGTAGCCCCAATGTACCTTCACAGGGCTACCGGGCCAGTACGGGCATTCCTCATCGGCCGCGTTATCGCAAACGGTAATGACAACGCGCATTTGTGGGGCGTTCTCACCGATAAACTCATCCCAGCTCTTGCTGCGAAATTCGCTCACATCGACGCCGGCATTGCTGAGCGCTTCAATGGCAAACGGGTTGACACGACCGCTGGGCGAGCTTCCGGCGCTATAGGCACGCACATCGCGGCCAAACTGCTTAGCCAGATGATTGAGCATGCCTTCACTCAGCACGCTTCGGGCAGAGTTGTGAGTACAGAGGATCAGTACGTTAGTAGTCATATGGGTGCTGCGAAGCAATGTTTGGTATGGCAAAGAGCTTCTTAGCTCTTTCCGATGTCCTGGACCGCCTTCTTAAGCGCGACAGCGTCCAGCTTCTGAAGAGGTAGGGACAGGAACAGCTCAATGCGGCGCTTCAGCGTAATCGCCACGTCATTGATGGCTTGCTGCTTCTGGGCGTCGGTACCTTCGCAAGCTGCCGGATCGGGCACGCCCCAGTGCGCCGTCATCGGCTGACCCGGCCACACGGGGCAGACTTCACCCGCTGCCTTGTCACATACCGTGAAGACGAAGTCGAGTTGAGGCGCACCGTCCTGCGAGAACTCGTCCCAGCTCTTGCTGCGGAAACCCGTGGTCTCCAGGCCATGGCGCGCGAGCGCCGCCAAGGCCAGCGTATTCACCACACCCGTTGGATGACTGCCCGCCGAATACGCACGGAAGCGTCCTTCGCCCAGATGGTTCATCAGCCCTTCCGCCAAAATCGAACGGGCCGAATTGCCGGTGCAGATGAACAGCACGTTGTAGATCTTTTCGCTCATGGGGCACCCTTAGCAGCAGGACGACGTCGAGTTGACCGCAATGCCGACCGGCTTGCCCTTCGGAGCGCGACGGGCGCAGCACGCGGAGTCCGGCTTCGCGTCATCGATCTTTCGCGACTCGCCATACACCGGCACCCTGCCAAGGGTGTGGAAGTGCTCCCAGGCAATGCCCTGCGGGTCCGTCAGCCAGTACTTGTCGCTGCGTGCATCGCAGCAGGTGGTCTCGCCTTCGTCGAGCAGCGCCATGTCGGCCGCTTCGGCTCGCTGCTTCAACTCTGTCAGTTCGCCCGCTTCATCTGTCTGGAACCCGAGGTGGTCCACGCCGACGTCGGCTCCGCGCGCCGAAATGGCGAAGTTCACGCGAGGATCCTCCAGCATCCACTTTGCGTAGTCTTCTTTCACCACGGTCGGTTCGGCTGCGAAGAGTGTTGAGTAGAAACGAATGCTCGCAGACAGATCCGCGAGCTGACGTGAACATGGAAGCGTTTCATGATTGGGTCTCGGAGGCAACGGAGCAGTTGGACACAGGAGAGCACGGATTGCCGCCACAGCAGTTCTCCGTGAGGTAACCCAGCAATGCGTTCATGGTCTCGAAGCGAGCCATGTAAATGATCGAGCGACCGTCCTGGCGGCTGGAAAGCAAGCCGGCGCGATGCAGTTCCTTCAGGTGGAACGATAGCGATGACGCCGGCATTTCCATCAATTCGGCGATTCGACCGGCGGGAAGCCCTTCGGGCCCGGCCTCTACCAGCAGCCGAAAGACGGACAGACGTATCGAATGCGCGAGCGCGGCGAGCGCTTCGAGGGCGTGATCTGTTTTCATGATTCGACTATATTCGAATCATGAAACATTTCAAAATGAATTTTGCGTGACAAGGGGAGGCTAAGCCTGCACGTCGCAGGAGGATGCGAGTTGTGCACAAGCGAGCCGGCTATTCAGGGCCCTAGAGTTTCGGGTGACCTATATGCTGGAAGGCCTGCCGACGTCGGCTACTACCTAATGCTGGTACGCTCGCGAAGTCGCAAGCTGTGTTTTGTGTTCGCGGAGCGTTCAATTAACGCGTAGGCGGAGTCCAGATGCGTGTTGTCCCCCGACTGCAAGGCCAATAACTCGAGCGCACAAAGCAGATGATCAGCGACGCCGTCATTCTCGTGCCGCAACGCCAGTACGTACGTCGCATAGATGGCCTCCGCCAATGGAGGGGCGGTCAACTTAGTCATAGCGCACTCCTGATCCCGGACGTTAGTGCATTCGCGTCCGAGGATTAAGAACAGACTGTCGACCTTGCTACAGGGGGAAGGTCAAGAGTCTGACATTGGCCGGATCGCCAAGGTGCCGTCTAGCTAGCAGATGGCACATCAGTTCCTACTTCGTCGCATTGATCGTCTGTGCAGCAATGAGCCCGGCCTTAACCAGCAATTCTTCGGGCACAACCTCGCAGGTGTCGCCACCTACGTCGACAGTTCTGCACTCCGAGTCTCCGCAGACCGAACAACAAAGGCTGCTGCCCACTGAGGCATTTACCCATTCCTCCACCGGCTTTCCCGCGATCCGGATGCGATTGGATTCGGAAGGATTGGCTTTGAAGGTGGCGTCATCAATCTCCCGGGTCTCCAATACCAGCTCGATGCCCAACGGCATCAACTGCTCGCGAAGTTTTTGGTAGGCCCTCTCAACTTCATCTCCGGTACCAGCGCATCGCGGGCAAGTCTCCCCGCCAGAAACGAGGCGCTGCCAAATGATAGGAAGTGTCTTCATGGTGTTAGCTCACGGAGGC
Encoded proteins:
- the uxuA gene encoding mannonate dehydratase encodes the protein MKMSFRWFGTSDPIPLEYIRQIPGMTHIVSAIYDEPVGEVWPLDKILALKSAIEAAGLQFKVVESVPVHEDIKLGKPARDQLIANYQQNIRNLAAAGIEVICYNFMPVFDWTRTELAKKLDDGSTCLAFSTREAEQIDVSQGIALPGWDSSYQPGELQALLAEYRGIDEARLWEHLEHFLHAIIPVAQECGIKMAIHPDDPPRPIFGLPRIVKDRDDLARILGIVDTPANGLTLCSGSLGAGPQNNVEALVREFGGMGRIHFAHIRNVKITQQGDFEETAHLSSCGSLDIAAIVKAYHDVGFQGYFRPDHGRMIWGETGKPGYGLYDRALGAVYINGMWEAMEKTA
- a CDS encoding FadR/GntR family transcriptional regulator, with the translated sequence MRNSTSDPATRPIVENPPAATDRSYLSLASQVHALIASGEFSAGMRLPSERTLAERFSVSRTLVREAIIALEVQGLVEVRGGSGIYVCAAAPAPGPEPFELPWRPGPIESLRARALIESEVAGLAASERKDSDLDRMFSALSLMREHMDDKQANEAADRQFHLCLAESTGNRVLLHMVTALWDSGRSDPLWGKIEEHFHTTGLREASQQDHQRIFAAVMARDATAARTAMRNHLERVISEFTQAWR
- a CDS encoding tyrosine-type recombinase/integrase, with translation MELRPIKPLDSLATPLPSPLERLRLAPALSGAAGSNRAPASATRIAAADDLAAVAAWLARYADSAATLATYRREAERLLLWAVLQLGKPLSSLTHEDLLTYERFLADPQPAARWVLAGSRKKLARGHPDWRPFAGALAPRSVRQALVILNALFAWLTEAGYLAGNPLALARRRRAPAKARITRYLSHALWETVKDTVAAMPTDTARERLHAARCRWVLTVLYLGGLRAAEVTGTAMGAFFCRRDAQGAERWWLEVTGKGNKTRLVPATDELIAELARYRRAHGLAPTPQHGETRPLVLPLIGREKPLSRGALHLIMKEVFGMAAERLRARGPEWEAQAGVLASASAHWLRHTAGSHMSDQQLDLRYVRDNFGHASISTTSGYLHSEEDARHEATQERHRIGWTSES
- a CDS encoding DNA-binding protein translates to MPAADLDLTDAALQADLAELRGRFPETRALYREVCGLLFFRYGVTPTANKLYSLVRKGSMGTPADVLQAFWQELRGRTRVTIDHPDLPDALKEIAAGAVQTIWQAANEAATGELATLRAEARHAASVAEAERDAARAETTAAREEVVAVSAQLAEARDAHDAVQAALVAERQAHAATQARLEAGRAELDAAGRQLAELRTQFSTELERAREAVTLAQERAEASERRALRELDAERTARQQSERTAEALRGELVAARSEARDAAVAQAEVRARLEAQAAALADRLASAEQAQRKAAHDLDAVQAELGAAQRRAERAEAEAALARQLLAELRVAPPGRSEGGGGRRRKAGGPAPTEQAAPGEKRDEQQKDKQDAGVLNPEGGSDSSDDSNDSKN
- a CDS encoding H-NS histone family protein; the encoded protein is MTAKTERAAAIRWIQNEMADYGLTMEELAAAGCFDPPPPPPPPPPAPAPPPVVCYRNAAGQSWDGQGDMPDWLRRAVNAGQSVEFYRVG
- a CDS encoding aquaporin; the encoded protein is MTKIDLPRQISGELIGTALLLAVVIGSGIMAERLAGGNVAVALLANTLATVGGLYVLIEVFGPVSGAHFNPAVSIVMAFRAELRRSALVPYILAQLTGAVLGAWLAHAMFDVSILQFSSKLRSGPGQWIAEAVATAGLILVILRAPDGRAPAMVASYIGAAYWFTASTSFANPAAAFGRMFSESFAGIAPTSVPGFMFAELIGAGIGLLIHTALLPRPDAPGHPNVIEASGQHATHND
- a CDS encoding arsenate reductase ArsC is translated as MTTNVLILCTHNSARSVLSEGMLNHLAKQFGRDVRAYSAGSSPSGRVNPFAIEALSNAGVDVSEFRSKSWDEFIGENAPQMRVVITVCDNAADEECPYWPGSPVKVHWGYPDPSNTEGGDEKKRQAFELTRQAIAYRMLQLLLLPLDDMSNAELEETLQHLARS
- a CDS encoding arsenate reductase ArsC, which produces MSEKIYNVLFICTGNSARSILAEGLMNHLGEGRFRAYSAGSHPTGVVNTLALAALARHGLETTGFRSKSWDEFSQDGAPQLDFVFTVCDKAAGEVCPVWPGQPMTAHWGVPDPAACEGTDAQKQQAINDVAITLKRRIELFLSLPLQKLDAVALKKAVQDIGKS
- a CDS encoding ArsR/SmtB family transcription factor, whose product is MKTDHALEALAALAHSIRLSVFRLLVEAGPEGLPAGRIAELMEMPASSLSFHLKELHRAGLLSSRQDGRSIIYMARFETMNALLGYLTENCCGGNPCSPVSNCSVASETQS
- a CDS encoding DUF2703 domain-containing protein, which encodes MKTLPIIWQRLVSGGETCPRCAGTGDEVERAYQKLREQLMPLGIELVLETREIDDATFKANPSESNRIRIAGKPVEEWVNASVGSSLCCSVCGDSECRTVDVGGDTCEVVPEELLVKAGLIAAQTINATK